A region from the Onychostoma macrolepis isolate SWU-2019 chromosome 18, ASM1243209v1, whole genome shotgun sequence genome encodes:
- the ric8b gene encoding synembryn-B: MSLTAILSEIDGGDDKGVEKLLQKYNIENSHTFAFDHKEENARIKLCQGLLTVLRRSDHPLCQSTCLETLRILSRDKRVLGPVATKEGILTLAGLARIHVAGHNGEPLEEAQSAEEERVVVEALKCLCNVVFNSVPAQQVGADLKLAEGLCARLHSVSSSHHEVGLFSLRLLFLLSALRTDVRGMLQKEAGAVRLLTDILERTLDVCWVGPYEAAPPKPEALPISSENNELAMEALKALFNITMSDSSDEDNDHQLRLIAGIMRHLLMLKTHTEDKTEEAHSHTINLLSNLPVQCLDVLIDVPVQGGMETYGGKNMDIVQILLDFMEKRIDKGTNYKEGLTPVLSLMTESSRYHREIRRYLKAKVLPPLKDVKERPEIGCTVRNKLVRLMTHIDMAVKQGAAEFLFVLCKESVDNLLKYTGYGNAAGLLMARGLLAGGRGETQYSSDEDSDTEEYKSAKPFINPITGHIEHPMPNPIEEMTEEQKEYEAQKLVNMIDELSRKELIRPMGVRRDGTLAPLGEAIHECSPPPSSDSD; the protein is encoded by the exons ATGAGTTTGACTGCTATTCTGTCGGAGATCGACGGTGGAGATGACAAGGGAGTTGAAAAGCTTTTGCAGAAGTATAACATAGAG AACAGCCACACGTTTGCCTTTGACCACAAAGAGGAGAATGCACGAATT AAATTGTGTCAGGGTCTTCTTACAGTCCTCCGTCGGTCAGATCATCCACTTTGCCAAAGCACCTGCCTGGAGACCCTGCGCATCCTGTCCAGAGACAAGCGTGTACTTGGACCCGTAGCCACCAAAGAGGGCATCCTCACTCTAGCCGGACTGGCCCGGATCCATGTTGCGGGACACAATGGAGAGCCGTTAGAGGAGGCGCAGTCAGCAGAGGAGGAGAGGGTTGTGGTGGAGGCCCTCAAGTGCCTGTGCAATGTAGTGTTTAACAGTGTGCCGGCACAGCAGGTGGGCGCTGACTTGAAGTTGGCGGAGGGCCTGTGTGCCCGCTTGCATTCGGTCAGCTCGTCCCATCATGAGGTGGGCCTGTTCTCCCTTCGGCTGCTGTTTCTGCTTTCCGCCCTGCGGACAGATGTGCGTGGCATGCTTCAGAAGGAGGCGGGCGCAGTAAGGCTGCTCACTGATATACTGGAACGCACCCTTGATGTCTGTTGGGTGGGGCCATATGAGGCTGCGCCCCCTAAACCAGAAGCCCTGCCCATTTCCTCAGAAAACAACGAGCTGGCCATGGAAGCCCTTAAAGCTCTGTTTAACATCACTATGTCTGATTCCAGCGATGAG GACAATGACCACCAGCTTCGGCTGATTGCAGGCATCATGAGACATCTCCTAATGCTCAAGACGCACACTGAAGATAAAACAGAGGAGGCTCACAG TCATACCATAAATCTCCTGAGTAACCTTCCCGTGCAATGCCTGGATGTTCTGATAGACGTCCCTGTCCAAGGTGGGATGGAAACGTATGGTGGGAAGAACATGGACATAGTGCAGATACTGCTAGATTTTATGGAAAAGAGGATAGACAAG GGGACCAACTATAAAGAAGGCTTGACACCTGTGCTGAGTCTGATGACAGAGAGCTCTAGATACCACAGGGAGATCCGCAGATACCTCAAGGCCAAG GTCCTGCCTCCCCTGAAGGATGTGAAGGAAAGGCCGGAAATCGGCTGCACAGTTCGGAACAAACTGGTGCGTCTCATGACGCATATAGACATGGCAGTGAAACAGGGTGCTGCTGAGTTTCTCTTTGTGCTCTGCAAGGAAAGCG TGGATAATCTGTTGAAGTACACTGGTTATGGCAATGCTGCGGGACTGTTGATGGCACGAGGGTTGCTGGCCGGAGGCAGAGGAGAGACACAGTACTCATCTGATGAAGACTCTGACACAGAGGAGTACAAGTCAGCCAAACCATT catTAACCCCATCACAGGTCACATAGAGCACCCAATGCCAAACCCTATCGAGGAGATGACAGAGGAGCAGAAGGAATATGAAGCTCAGAAGCTTGTCAATATGATTGATGAATTATCAAg GAAGGAACTGATCAGACCAATGGGAGTGAGGAGGGATGGCACTCTAGCGCCTCTAGGAGAAGCCATCCATGAGTGCAGCCCTCCACCCAGCAGCGACTCCGACTAG